A part of Deltaproteobacteria bacterium genomic DNA contains:
- a CDS encoding carbon starvation protein A, with product MQRIRPTSALATLAWIAVALAGTGALAVVATARGEAISSTWFLVAAASVYAIGYRFYSAYLAARVLALDDARTTPAHRLDDGKDFVPTHRWVVFGHHFAAIAGPGPLVGPILAAQFGYLPGTLYILIGVVLGGAVQDFTILVGSMRRNGKSLGQMVREEIGPVGGVAAAIGVLAIMVILIGVLGLVVVNAMFGSPWGTFTVSATIPIAFAMGVYMVRLRPGRVAEATVWGVGLVLLALVGGGWVHDHPTLRAWFDLDKRTLALAIIAYGFVASVLPVWLLLAPRDYLSAFIKIGTVLLLAAGLLWVRPDVQLPALTRFVDGTGPVFAGKLFPFAFITIACGAISGFHALISSGTTPKLLDRETDARFIGYGAMLMESFVAIMALLAAAVMDPGTYFAINSPAAMIGTSAASAAETIAQWGFTLDPAAFEALTRQVGETTLLSRTGGAPSLAVGMAEIFSRALGGEATKALWYHFAIMFEALFILTTLDAGTRVGRFMIQDVLGNLWEPLGRTSSLPANLLASGLIVGGWGYFLYQGVVDPLGGINALWPLFGIANQLLAATALAAATTILVKYHRARFGVLTALPLAWLLAVTMTAGWQKIFHPDRRIGFLAQADFLAGEIAAGRIAPEQIAGTQHVIFNYRLDAAVTALFMALVTIVVLDAARVWWRTLRSRPAAAAAEPMGA from the coding sequence ATGCAGCGGATCCGACCCACCTCGGCGCTCGCCACGCTGGCCTGGATCGCCGTTGCCCTCGCGGGCACGGGGGCGCTGGCGGTCGTGGCGACCGCGCGCGGCGAGGCGATCTCGAGTACCTGGTTCCTGGTCGCCGCCGCCTCGGTCTACGCGATCGGCTACCGCTTCTACTCGGCGTACCTGGCAGCCCGCGTGCTCGCCCTCGACGACGCGCGGACGACGCCGGCGCACCGCCTGGACGACGGCAAGGACTTCGTGCCCACCCACCGCTGGGTGGTGTTCGGCCACCACTTCGCGGCGATCGCGGGGCCGGGGCCGCTGGTGGGGCCGATCCTGGCCGCACAGTTCGGCTACCTGCCGGGCACGCTCTACATCCTGATCGGGGTGGTGCTGGGCGGCGCGGTGCAGGACTTCACGATCCTGGTCGGCTCGATGCGCCGCAACGGGAAATCGCTCGGCCAGATGGTGCGCGAGGAGATCGGGCCGGTCGGGGGCGTCGCGGCCGCGATCGGCGTGCTCGCGATCATGGTGATCCTGATCGGGGTCCTGGGCCTCGTCGTGGTGAACGCGATGTTCGGAAGCCCGTGGGGCACCTTCACGGTGTCGGCGACGATCCCGATCGCATTCGCGATGGGTGTCTACATGGTACGGCTCCGCCCCGGGCGGGTGGCCGAGGCGACCGTCTGGGGCGTCGGCCTGGTCCTCCTCGCGCTGGTGGGTGGCGGCTGGGTCCACGATCACCCGACCCTGCGCGCCTGGTTCGACCTCGACAAGAGGACGCTCGCGCTCGCCATCATCGCCTACGGCTTCGTCGCGAGCGTGCTGCCGGTCTGGCTGCTGCTGGCACCCCGCGACTACCTGTCGGCGTTCATCAAGATCGGGACCGTGCTCCTGCTCGCGGCGGGGCTCCTCTGGGTCCGGCCCGACGTGCAGCTCCCGGCGCTCACGCGCTTCGTCGACGGCACCGGGCCCGTCTTTGCGGGCAAGCTCTTTCCCTTCGCCTTCATCACGATCGCCTGTGGCGCGATCTCGGGCTTCCATGCGCTGATCTCGAGCGGCACGACGCCGAAGCTCCTCGACCGGGAGACCGACGCGCGCTTCATCGGCTACGGCGCGATGCTGATGGAGAGCTTCGTCGCGATCATGGCGCTGCTGGCGGCGGCGGTGATGGACCCCGGCACCTACTTCGCGATCAACTCGCCGGCCGCGATGATCGGCACGAGCGCGGCGTCGGCGGCCGAGACGATCGCGCAGTGGGGGTTCACGCTCGACCCGGCGGCCTTCGAGGCGCTGACCCGGCAGGTCGGCGAGACCACGCTGCTCTCGCGCACGGGCGGGGCGCCGAGCCTGGCGGTCGGCATGGCCGAGATCTTCTCGCGCGCGCTCGGCGGCGAGGCGACGAAAGCGCTCTGGTACCACTTCGCGATCATGTTCGAGGCGCTCTTCATCCTGACCACCCTGGACGCCGGCACGCGCGTCGGCCGCTTCATGATCCAGGACGTGCTCGGAAACCTCTGGGAGCCGCTCGGGCGCACCTCGTCGCTCCCGGCCAACCTGCTGGCCTCGGGGCTGATCGTGGGCGGCTGGGGCTATTTCCTGTACCAGGGCGTCGTCGACCCGCTCGGTGGCATCAACGCGCTCTGGCCGCTGTTCGGGATCGCGAACCAGCTGCTCGCCGCGACGGCGCTCGCCGCGGCGACGACGATCCTCGTCAAGTATCACCGCGCGCGCTTCGGCGTGCTGACGGCGCTCCCGCTCGCCTGGCTGCTCGCCGTCACGATGACGGCCGGCTGGCAGAAGATCTTCCATCCCGACCGGCGCATCGGCTTCCTCGCCCAGGCCGACTTCCTGGCCGGTGAGATCGCCGCCGGCCGCATCGCTCCCGAGCAGATCGCCGGGACCCAGCACGTGATCTTCAACTACCGGCTCGACGCGGCCGTCACCGCGCTGTTCATGGCCCTCGTGACGATCGTCGTGCTCGACGCGGCGCGCGTGTGGTGGCGGACCCTGCGCTCGCGGCCCGCAGCGGCCGCCGCGGAGCCCATGGGAGCATGA
- a CDS encoding NAD(P)/FAD-dependent oxidoreductase translates to MASIAVVGGGVAGLVCAWRLRRAGHDVEVLEREAEPGGRMRSERVRTARGEFVVDRGAQFVASGYRNMRLVEAALGIAGRRHAITPAHNAILRGGHLHAGDYASPGVFLRSRLLSARAKLRLPRLLLELVRAGRRLDPYHPERAAPLDREDLASWLHRVAGDEAGEFLLAPAFSSTFDADPEQLSGAFALLTLRFVLAGFRVEAFEGGTGLLTRTLAEQVPVRVGSEVTAVETTDDGARVTYRSRRDGREQRVLADAAVVALPGTLVPAACATLTPAEKAFFAQVRYGRGIICFLMTDRAPASLPGYGVAFPRSEGIGLYGLAVDHHKRGVAPAGAGLVNAALTAEAATRLWDAPDAAVVGHVVDALARTPIGRLAPIASVVHRWDPMLPQFHAGYLRHLASFQARRERSPRLAFAGDYLLGPYTEMAVTSGMRAATEIGRGLRAVSRRSGGRHGNGGIRS, encoded by the coding sequence ATGGCATCGATCGCGGTCGTGGGGGGCGGCGTTGCGGGGCTCGTCTGCGCCTGGCGGCTCCGGCGCGCCGGGCACGACGTCGAGGTGCTCGAGCGCGAGGCCGAGCCGGGCGGCCGCATGCGCAGCGAGCGGGTGCGCACGGCGCGCGGCGAGTTCGTCGTCGACCGCGGCGCGCAGTTCGTCGCGAGCGGCTATCGCAACATGCGGCTCGTCGAGGCGGCGCTCGGGATCGCCGGACGGCGCCACGCGATCACACCCGCGCACAACGCGATCCTGAGAGGCGGCCACCTGCACGCCGGTGACTACGCCTCGCCGGGCGTCTTCCTGCGCTCGCGCCTGCTCTCGGCCCGCGCGAAGCTTCGTCTCCCGCGGCTGCTCCTCGAGCTCGTGCGTGCGGGTCGGAGGCTCGATCCCTACCACCCCGAGCGCGCGGCGCCGCTCGACCGGGAGGACCTGGCGAGCTGGCTGCACCGTGTGGCCGGCGACGAGGCCGGCGAGTTCCTCCTCGCGCCCGCCTTCTCCTCCACCTTCGACGCCGACCCCGAGCAGCTCTCCGGTGCCTTCGCCCTGCTGACCCTGCGCTTCGTGCTCGCGGGCTTTCGCGTCGAGGCCTTCGAGGGCGGTACGGGTCTGCTCACCCGCACGCTCGCCGAGCAGGTGCCGGTGCGGGTCGGAAGCGAGGTCACCGCCGTCGAGACCACCGACGACGGGGCCCGCGTCACCTATCGCAGCCGTCGCGACGGCCGCGAGCAGCGCGTGCTCGCCGATGCCGCCGTCGTGGCGCTCCCCGGCACTCTGGTCCCCGCTGCGTGCGCGACCCTCACTCCTGCCGAGAAGGCGTTCTTCGCCCAGGTCCGCTACGGCCGTGGCATCATCTGCTTCCTCATGACCGACCGCGCCCCGGCCAGCCTCCCCGGCTACGGCGTCGCGTTCCCGCGCTCCGAAGGCATCGGCCTCTACGGCCTCGCCGTCGACCACCACAAGCGCGGCGTCGCTCCCGCCGGCGCAGGTCTCGTCAACGCAGCCCTCACCGCCGAGGCCGCCACGCGCCTGTGGGACGCCCCCGACGCCGCCGTCGTCGGCCACGTCGTCGACGCGCTCGCGCGCACCCCGATCGGACGCCTCGCCCCGATCGCCTCCGTGGTGCACCGCTGGGACCCCATGCTCCCGCAGTTCCACGCCGGCTACCTCCGCCACCTCGCCTCGTTCCAGGCCCGCCGCGAACGCTCGCCGCGCCTCGCCTTCGCGGGCGACTACCTGCTCGGGCCCTACACCGAGATGGCAGTGACCTCGGGCATGCGCGCGGCGACGGAGATCGGGCGGGGGCTCCGAGCCGTGTCCAGGCGCTCCGGCGGCAGGCACGGAAATGGAGGGATCCGCTCGTGA